In the genome of Achromobacter sp. MFA1 R4, the window CCGCGCAAGTGCTGGCAGAGATCGGCCTGCAGGCGCAGGCCGCCACGCCCGTCAACGCGCTGGCCCACGGTCAACGCCAGTGGGTCGAGCTGGGCATGATCCTGGCATCGCGGCCCGAACTGGTCCTGCTGGACGAACCGGCGGCCGGCATGACGCACCAGGAAGTGCGCAGGACCGCCGAGGTGATCGCGGCCATCAACCGCCACAGCACGGTCGTCGTGGTCGAGCATGACATGGCCTTCATCCGCCTGATCGCGGGCCGCATCACCGTTTTCAACCAGGGCGAAGTGCTGGCGGAAGGCAGTTTCGACGACATCATGGCGCACGCAGGCGTGCGCGCCGCCTATCTGGGCAAGCAAGGAGAAACGCATGCTCCACGCGCATGAATTGAAGGCCGGCTATGGCCGCATCCCGGTGCTGCATGGCGTCAGTTTCCAGATGGCCGCCGGAGAATTCACCGGCATCCTGGGCCGCAACGGCATGGGCAAGACCACGCTGCTGCGCGCGCTGATGGGCGAACTGCCGCTCACCGGCGGCGAGCTGACGCTGGGCGAACGAAAGATAGGCGCGCTGGCGCCGCACGCGCGGGCCCGCCAGGGCCTGGGCTTCGTGCCCCAGGGGCGGCAGATCTTCCCAGCGCTGAGCGTGGCCGAGAACCTGCGCATGGGCTGCGTGAAGAATCTGCGCGAGGCCGACGCCCGGATCGCTTCGGTGCTGACGGTTTTTCCGCGCCTGCAGCGCCTGCTGGACCGCCCGGGCGGCAGCCTGTCGGGCGGCGAGCAGCAACTGCTGGCGCTGGCCCGCTGCCTGTGCGGCGAGCCCCGGCTCATGCTGCTGGACGAACCCACCGAAGGCATCCAGCCCTCGATCTGCGATGAAATCGTCGAGGCCTTGCAGACCCTGCGCGCCTCGCATGGCATTGCCATCCTGCTGGTCGAACAGGACATCGATTTTCTGTGCGCGTTGTCCGACCGAATCCTGGTGCTGGAAAAAGGCGAGCTGATCGCCGACGTTCCCACCGCCACCACCACTCCCCAAGAGATCGCCCGGCGTTTCGGCGGTCTGCAATCCTGATACGGAATCCGAGATGTCCCTTCCCCGTCCCACTCTGGAAGCGCTGGACCAGGCCGCGCGCCGCATCGGCCTGAATCTAGACGACGCGACGCTGCGCGCCTACGACCGCATTCTGGAGGCCACGTTTGCCGACTATGACCAGGTCGATGCCTTGATCGACCAGCCCCCGGTCGTGCGCTATCCGCGCACGCCGGGCGAGCAGCCCGAAGACAACCCGCTCAACGCCTGGTATGTGCGCACCGACATCGATGGCCGCCCCGGCGGCCCGCTGGCGGGCAAGCGCGTGGTGCTCAAGGACAACGTGTGCCTGGCCGGCGTGCCCATGATGAACGGCGCGGCCACGCTGCGCGGCTATGTGCCGGACCAGGACGCGACGGTCGCCACCCGCATCCTGGACGCGGGCGGCCGCATCGTGGGCAAAGCGCACTGCGAGTATTTCTGCGTGTCGGGCAGCAGCCATACCAATGCCGCGGGCCCGGTGCGCAATCCGCGCAACCCCGACCATTCGGCGGGCGGCTCGTCCTCGGGCGCGGCGGCCCTGGTCGGCGCGGGCGAAGCCGACATGGCGATCGGCACCGACCAGGGCGGATCGGTGCGCATTCCCGCCGCGTACTCGGGCATTTACGGCATGAAGCCCACTCATGGCCTCATTCCCTACACCGGCATCATGCCGATTGAAATGACGCTGGACCACGCCGGCATCATGACTGCCACGGTGGCCGACAACGCCTTGCTGCTGGACGCCATCGCGGGCGCCGATGGCCTGGATCCGCGCCAGCAGAACCTGCCGGCCGGGCGCCCCGCCTATTGCGATGCGTTGGGCCAGCCGCTCAAGGGCTTGCGCATCGGGGTGGTGCCCGAAGGCTTTGGCTGGCACAACAGCGAACCCGAGGTCGACGATGGCGTGCGCCGGGCCGCCGCCGAACTGGCCGCGCTGGGCGCCGAGGTCATCGAGCTGCCGGTGCCCCTGCACCGCAAGGGCCACGCGATCTGGACGCCGATTGCCGTCGAAGGCACGACCCAGCAGATGAAGGGCTTCAACTACGGGACCAACTGGAAGGGCCTGTACGTGACCGGCCTGATGCAGGCGCAGCGCCACTGGCGCGACCACGCCGACGAATTCCCCCACGACGTCAAGACCTGCCTGCTGGCCGGCGAGTATTTCTACGCGCGCTACGGCGGCCAGTACTATGGCAAGGCGCAAAACCTCGCGCGGCGCCTGCGCCAGGCCTATGATCAGGCTTTGGCCCGCGTCGACGTGCTGCTGATGCCGACGGTGCCGATGCGCGCGCCGCGCCTCATCGACGCCGGCGCGGCGCCCGACCTCTTCGTGACCCGCGCCCTTGAAATGAACGCCAACACCGCGCCCTTCGACGTCACTGGCCACCCGGCCATTTCCGTGCCCTGCGCCCTGCGCGATGGCCTGCCGGTTGGCATGATGCTGATCGGCCGCCATTTCGACGAATCGACGCTGTACCGCGCCGCCCATGCTTTCGAGCGTTCGCTCGACTGGACGGCGCTGTGAGCCCCGCACATGGCCATCGGGTCGGCCTGCTGTTTTCGCACGAAAGCCTGACGGCGGCCACCGAGGTCACCCAGGAAAACGCTACCCTGCTGGCCATCGACGAGGTCAATGCCGCCGGCGGCATTGCCGGCGTGCCGCTGATCCCGGTGCGTGCCCAGGTCGGCGCGCAGCCGCCCGATTACCGCCAGGCCGCCGAGTGGCTGTGCGACGTGCAGCGCGTGCCGCTGATCTTCGGCACGCATATGTCCAGCACCCGCAAGGCGGTGCTGCCCGTCATCGAAAGCCGCCGCGCGCTGCTGTTCTACGCCACGCTGTACGAAGGCTTCGAGTATTCCCCGAACTGCTTCTACGGCGGCTCGGTGCCCAACCAGAACTCGGTGCAACTGGCCAGCTATGTCATCCGGCACTTTGGCAACCGGGTGTTTTTCATTGGCGGCCAGTATGTCTACCCCCGCGAGTCCAACCGCATCATGCGCGAGCTGTATGAACAGGCGGGCGGCGAGGTGGTCGACGAGGTCTATCTGCCGCTGAACGCCCCGCAGGAGGACGTGACCCAGGTGCTCAAGCGCGCGGTGGCGCTTTGCCCGGACGCCATTTACTCGACGATGGTCGGGCGTGACATCGTCAAGCTGTATCGCGCCTACCGCGAACTGGGCCTGGACCCCGCCCGCATGCCCATCGTCAGCCTCGCCACCAACGAGACCGACGTCGCCGCGCTGACCGCCGAACAGGCCGAAGGGCACATCACGGCCGCGCCGTATTTCGCCACCCTGGACACCGAGCCCAGCCGACGCTTTGCCCAGGCCTATCGCGCCCGCTTCGGTGAAGACAGCCCGATCACGGCCGGCGCCGAGGCCGCGTATTTCCAGGTGCATCTGGTTGCCCTGGCCGCGCGCCAGGCCGGCAGCCTGGCCCCGCCCGATCTGGTGCGGGCGCTGGACGGCGCCCAGTTCGAGGCGCCGCAGGGCCTGGTCACCATAGACGGCGACACGCAGCACACCTCGCTCTGGCCGCGCATCGCCCGCATCAATGCCCAGCGGCAGTTTGAAATCATTTATGCCGCGCGTGCCGCGGTGCGGCCGGTGCCGTACCTGGTGGACCACGCGCTGGACCCTGAGGCCCTGGCGCTACCGTGACTGCTCCCCCGACCCGGCCCGGCCGCAGCATCACGGCGCTGCGTGAACTCAATGGCCTGCGTGTGCTGGTTCTGCACCCGCAAGACGCCGAGTCGCGCCTGTTGATGTCGCACTTGAAGCGCATCGGGTGCGTGCCGACCCAGCAATGGCCACTGCCCGAAAAGCTCGGCGCCGACGCCGACGTGGTGGTCCTGCCCATCGAGGAAGACCAGCGCGACGCGATCCAGAAGCTGGCCGACGGCTTGAACGAGCTGAGCCCGCCGTTGGTCGGCATCGTCGAATAC includes:
- a CDS encoding ATP-binding cassette domain-containing protein, producing MSTLLLETQGLGVSFGGVHAVREVDFRLERGEVRCLIGPNGAGKSTFFKMLSGQLRPTRGEIRFKGQPLRGLATHEVARLGIGIKTQVPSVFEGLDVRENLRLAAARRAEGAPAGIAAQVLAEIGLQAQAATPVNALAHGQRQWVELGMILASRPELVLLDEPAAGMTHQEVRRTAEVIAAINRHSTVVVVEHDMAFIRLIAGRITVFNQGEVLAEGSFDDIMAHAGVRAAYLGKQGETHAPRA
- a CDS encoding ABC transporter ATP-binding protein, with the protein product MLHAHELKAGYGRIPVLHGVSFQMAAGEFTGILGRNGMGKTTLLRALMGELPLTGGELTLGERKIGALAPHARARQGLGFVPQGRQIFPALSVAENLRMGCVKNLREADARIASVLTVFPRLQRLLDRPGGSLSGGEQQLLALARCLCGEPRLMLLDEPTEGIQPSICDEIVEALQTLRASHGIAILLVEQDIDFLCALSDRILVLEKGELIADVPTATTTPQEIARRFGGLQS
- a CDS encoding amidase, producing MSLPRPTLEALDQAARRIGLNLDDATLRAYDRILEATFADYDQVDALIDQPPVVRYPRTPGEQPEDNPLNAWYVRTDIDGRPGGPLAGKRVVLKDNVCLAGVPMMNGAATLRGYVPDQDATVATRILDAGGRIVGKAHCEYFCVSGSSHTNAAGPVRNPRNPDHSAGGSSSGAAALVGAGEADMAIGTDQGGSVRIPAAYSGIYGMKPTHGLIPYTGIMPIEMTLDHAGIMTATVADNALLLDAIAGADGLDPRQQNLPAGRPAYCDALGQPLKGLRIGVVPEGFGWHNSEPEVDDGVRRAAAELAALGAEVIELPVPLHRKGHAIWTPIAVEGTTQQMKGFNYGTNWKGLYVTGLMQAQRHWRDHADEFPHDVKTCLLAGEYFYARYGGQYYGKAQNLARRLRQAYDQALARVDVLLMPTVPMRAPRLIDAGAAPDLFVTRALEMNANTAPFDVTGHPAISVPCALRDGLPVGMMLIGRHFDESTLYRAAHAFERSLDWTAL
- a CDS encoding transporter substrate-binding domain-containing protein; this translates as MSPAHGHRVGLLFSHESLTAATEVTQENATLLAIDEVNAAGGIAGVPLIPVRAQVGAQPPDYRQAAEWLCDVQRVPLIFGTHMSSTRKAVLPVIESRRALLFYATLYEGFEYSPNCFYGGSVPNQNSVQLASYVIRHFGNRVFFIGGQYVYPRESNRIMRELYEQAGGEVVDEVYLPLNAPQEDVTQVLKRAVALCPDAIYSTMVGRDIVKLYRAYRELGLDPARMPIVSLATNETDVAALTAEQAEGHITAAPYFATLDTEPSRRFAQAYRARFGEDSPITAGAEAAYFQVHLVALAARQAGSLAPPDLVRALDGAQFEAPQGLVTIDGDTQHTSLWPRIARINAQRQFEIIYAARAAVRPVPYLVDHALDPEALALP